The following are encoded together in the Streptomyces asoensis genome:
- a CDS encoding NUDIX hydrolase has product MANGQWFPQDWPERIRALADGSLVPVVPRRAATVMLLKDTGSGPVVHMLRRRASMAFAGGAYAYPGGGVDPRDDDRHVRWAGPTRAWWAERLGVDETAAQAIVCAAVRETYEEAGVLLAGPTPDSVVGDTTGPDWEADRAAVAARELSFAEFLDRRGLVLRSDLLGAWTRWITPEFESRRYDTWFFVAALPEGQRTRNASTEADRTVWIRPADAAASYDKGELLMMPPTIATLRRLVPYATAAEALAAAPGRDLTPVLAQARLEDGAVVLSWPGHDEFTKHIPVTAAEGTHAAEPVTATDAAEGAAEAETPGKADAPGRTDAGGGGAV; this is encoded by the coding sequence ATGGCGAATGGGCAGTGGTTCCCCCAGGACTGGCCGGAACGCATCCGCGCGCTCGCGGACGGCAGCCTCGTCCCGGTCGTCCCCCGACGCGCGGCCACGGTCATGCTCCTGAAGGACACCGGCAGCGGACCGGTCGTCCACATGCTGCGCAGACGCGCCTCCATGGCCTTCGCCGGAGGCGCGTACGCCTATCCCGGCGGCGGTGTCGACCCGCGCGACGACGACCGGCACGTCCGCTGGGCCGGCCCCACGCGCGCGTGGTGGGCCGAGCGGCTCGGCGTCGACGAGACCGCGGCCCAGGCGATCGTCTGCGCGGCCGTGCGCGAGACGTACGAGGAGGCGGGCGTCCTGCTCGCAGGGCCCACGCCCGACTCCGTCGTCGGTGACACCACGGGCCCCGACTGGGAGGCCGACCGGGCCGCGGTGGCCGCCCGAGAGCTGTCCTTCGCCGAGTTCCTGGACCGCCGCGGTCTCGTCCTGCGCTCCGACCTGCTCGGCGCGTGGACCCGCTGGATCACCCCGGAGTTCGAGTCCCGCCGCTACGACACCTGGTTCTTCGTGGCGGCTCTGCCCGAGGGCCAGCGCACCCGCAACGCCTCCACGGAGGCCGACCGCACGGTGTGGATCCGCCCCGCGGACGCGGCGGCCTCGTACGACAAGGGTGAGCTGCTGATGATGCCGCCCACCATCGCCACCCTGCGCCGGCTCGTGCCGTACGCCACGGCCGCCGAGGCGCTCGCCGCCGCCCCCGGGCGCGACCTGACGCCCGTCCTGGCGCAGGCCCGCCTGGAGGACGGCGCGGTGGTGCTGTCCTGGCCGGGCCACGACGAGTTCACCAAGCACATCCCCGTCACGGCCGCCGAAGGCACGCACGCGGCCGAACCGGTCACGGCGACGGACGCGGCCGAGGGGGCCGCCGAGGCGGAGACGCCCGGCAAGGCCGACGCGCCCGGCAGGACAGATGCGGGCGGCGGGGGAGCCGTATGA
- a CDS encoding MBL fold metallo-hydrolase produces the protein MTDAAALPGQPRGGVLSGRATARAVNVLAPNASAMTLDGTNTWLVSEPDSDLAVVIDPGPLDEGHLRAVVDTAERAGKRVALTLLTHGHPDHAEGAVRFAGLTGTKVRALDPALRLGDEGLAAGNVITVGGLELRVVPTPGHTADSLCFHLPADRAVLTGDTILGRGTTVVAHPDGRLGDYLDTLRRLRSLTVDDGVHTVLPGHGPVLEDAQGAVEFYLAHRAHRLAQVETAVEDGYTTPAEVVAHVYADVDRSLWPAAELSVRAQLEYLKEHGLI, from the coding sequence ATGACCGACGCAGCCGCTCTCCCCGGCCAGCCGCGAGGCGGAGTCCTCTCCGGCCGGGCCACCGCGCGCGCGGTCAACGTCCTCGCGCCGAACGCGTCCGCGATGACCCTGGACGGCACGAACACCTGGCTGGTCTCCGAGCCCGACTCCGACCTCGCGGTCGTGATCGACCCGGGCCCCCTGGACGAGGGGCACCTGCGGGCGGTCGTCGACACCGCCGAGCGGGCGGGCAAGCGGGTGGCCCTGACGCTGCTCACGCACGGCCACCCCGACCACGCCGAGGGCGCGGTCCGCTTCGCCGGGCTGACCGGCACCAAGGTGCGGGCCCTGGACCCGGCGCTGCGGCTGGGCGACGAGGGCCTGGCCGCCGGGAACGTGATCACCGTGGGCGGTCTGGAGCTGCGGGTCGTCCCGACACCCGGCCACACCGCCGACTCCCTGTGCTTCCACCTCCCGGCCGACCGGGCCGTGCTGACCGGCGACACGATCCTGGGTCGCGGCACGACCGTCGTCGCCCATCCCGACGGGCGTCTGGGCGACTACCTCGACACCCTGCGGCGGTTGAGGTCCCTCACCGTCGACGACGGCGTCCACACGGTCCTGCCGGGCCACGGGCCGGTCCTGGAGGACGCCCAGGGCGCCGTGGAGTTCTACCTCGCCCACCGTGCCCACCGCCTCGCCCAGGTCGAGACGGCCGTCGAGGACGGCTACACCACCCCCGCCGAGGTCGTCGCCCACGTGTACGCGGACGTCGACCGCTCCTTGTGGCCGGCGGCCGAGCTGTCGGTGCGGGCGCAGCTGGAGTACCTGAAGGAGCACGGGCTCATCTAG
- a CDS encoding nucleotidyltransferase domain-containing protein — MPPTLPPRGLDARGHIAREGSLARVAPGFRPVVAAAREHVPALFGARLHSAYLYGSIPRGTARVGRSDLDLLVVLREDPTDTDRTDARALDETLDGLFPQIDGSGTLLVGHARVLSELERHDLGWFLACLCTPLLGEDLAERLPRYRPDTLLARETNGDLALVLPRWQDRVASADGSEAALRPLVRFMSRRLVRTAFTLVMPRWNGWTSDLYEMAGAFGAYYPRRAGQLRAAAALGYEPRGDRAVLTSYLDDLGPWLADEYTRVHGVKARRPEDA, encoded by the coding sequence ATGCCACCCACGCTTCCCCCACGAGGACTCGACGCCCGGGGGCACATCGCCCGCGAAGGCTCCCTCGCGCGCGTGGCGCCCGGCTTCCGGCCGGTCGTCGCGGCCGCCCGCGAGCACGTACCGGCGCTCTTCGGCGCCCGGCTGCACAGCGCGTACCTCTACGGGTCGATCCCACGCGGCACCGCGCGCGTGGGACGCAGCGATCTGGACCTCCTGGTCGTCCTGCGCGAGGACCCGACCGACACCGACCGGACGGACGCGCGCGCGCTCGACGAGACCCTCGACGGGCTGTTCCCGCAGATCGACGGCAGCGGCACCCTCCTGGTCGGCCACGCGCGCGTGCTGAGCGAGCTGGAGAGGCACGACCTGGGCTGGTTCCTGGCGTGCCTGTGCACACCGCTGCTCGGCGAGGATCTCGCCGAGCGGCTCCCCCGCTACCGCCCCGACACGCTGCTCGCGCGGGAGACCAACGGCGACCTAGCCCTGGTGCTGCCCCGCTGGCAGGACCGCGTCGCGTCGGCGGACGGCTCCGAAGCCGCCCTGCGGCCCCTCGTACGGTTCATGTCCCGGCGGCTCGTGCGCACCGCTTTCACCCTCGTCATGCCCCGCTGGAACGGCTGGACGAGCGACCTGTACGAGATGGCCGGGGCGTTCGGCGCGTACTACCCGCGCCGCGCCGGGCAACTGCGCGCGGCGGCCGCCCTCGGGTACGAGCCGAGGGGCGACCGGGCCGTCCTCACGTCGTACCTCGACGACCTCGGGCCCTGGCTCGCCGACGAGTACACGCGCGTGCACGGTGTGAAGGCCCGCCGGCCCGAGGACGCCTGA
- a CDS encoding Crp/Fnr family transcriptional regulator: MDDVLRRNPLFAALDDEQAAELRASMSEVTLARGDSLFHEGDPGDRLYVVTEGKVKLHRTSPDGRENMLAVVGPSELIGELSLFDPGPRTATATALTEVKLLGLGHGDLQPWLNARPEVATALLRAVARRLRKTNDAMSDLVFSDVPGRVARALLDLSRRFGVQSEEGIHVVHDLTQEELAQLVGASRETVNKALADFAQRGWLRLEARAVILLDVERLAKRSR; this comes from the coding sequence GTGGACGACGTTCTGCGGCGCAACCCGCTCTTCGCGGCTCTCGACGACGAGCAGGCCGCGGAACTGCGCGCCTCCATGAGCGAGGTGACCCTGGCCCGTGGCGACTCCCTCTTCCACGAGGGCGATCCGGGCGACCGGCTCTACGTCGTCACCGAGGGCAAGGTCAAGCTCCACCGCACGTCTCCGGACGGCCGGGAGAACATGCTGGCCGTGGTGGGTCCCAGCGAGCTCATCGGAGAGCTGTCGCTCTTCGACCCGGGCCCGCGCACGGCGACCGCCACCGCTCTCACCGAGGTCAAGCTCCTCGGCCTCGGCCACGGCGACCTCCAGCCCTGGCTGAACGCCCGCCCCGAGGTCGCGACCGCGCTGCTGCGCGCCGTCGCCCGGCGGCTGCGCAAGACCAACGACGCCATGTCCGACCTGGTCTTCTCGGACGTCCCCGGCCGTGTGGCCCGCGCCCTCCTCGACCTCTCGCGCCGCTTCGGCGTGCAGTCCGAGGAAGGCATCCACGTCGTCCACGATCTGACGCAGGAGGAGCTGGCCCAGCTCGTCGGCGCGTCGCGCGAGACCGTGAACAAGGCGCTGGCGGACTTCGCCCAGCGCGGCTGGCTGCGCCTGGAGGCACGCGCGGTCATCCTGCTGGACGTGGAGCGGCTGGCCAAGCGGTCGCGCTAG
- the nth gene encoding endonuclease III, whose amino-acid sequence MPAKKAADGNETTARRTAAKKAPAKKVPAKRAPAKKAGAARETADGGVAAKAGGTGGKPESRTALVRRARRINRELAEVYPYAHPELDFENPFQLVVATVLSAQTTDLRVNQTTPALFAKYPTPEDLAAADPEEVEEILRPTGFFRAKTKSVMGLSKALVEEFGGEVPGRLEDLVKLPGVGRKTAFVVLGNAFGRPGITVDTHFQRLVRRWKWTEATEPDKIEAAVGALFPKSDWTMLSHHVIFHGRRICHARKPACGACPIAPICPAYGEGETDPEKAKKLLKYEKGGFPGQRLNPPRSYLDAGGRPAPPLGAG is encoded by the coding sequence ATGCCTGCGAAGAAAGCCGCCGACGGCAACGAAACGACAGCACGCAGGACCGCTGCGAAGAAAGCCCCGGCGAAGAAGGTCCCGGCGAAGAGGGCTCCGGCCAAGAAGGCCGGGGCAGCGCGCGAGACCGCGGACGGGGGCGTCGCGGCGAAGGCCGGCGGCACCGGGGGGAAGCCCGAGTCCCGTACCGCGCTCGTCCGCCGCGCGCGCCGCATCAACCGTGAGCTCGCCGAGGTCTATCCCTACGCCCATCCCGAGCTGGACTTCGAGAACCCCTTCCAACTGGTGGTCGCCACCGTCCTGTCCGCCCAGACCACCGACCTCCGGGTGAACCAGACCACCCCCGCCCTCTTCGCCAAGTACCCCACCCCGGAGGACCTGGCCGCCGCCGATCCCGAGGAGGTCGAGGAGATCCTCCGGCCGACCGGCTTCTTCCGGGCCAAGACCAAGTCGGTGATGGGCCTGTCCAAGGCCCTCGTGGAGGAGTTCGGCGGCGAGGTCCCCGGGCGGCTCGAGGACCTGGTCAAGCTCCCCGGGGTCGGCCGCAAGACCGCGTTCGTGGTGCTCGGGAACGCGTTCGGCAGGCCAGGGATCACCGTGGACACCCACTTCCAGCGGCTCGTACGGCGCTGGAAATGGACCGAGGCCACCGAGCCCGACAAGATCGAGGCGGCCGTCGGCGCGCTCTTCCCCAAGAGCGACTGGACGATGCTCTCGCACCACGTGATCTTCCACGGCCGGCGGATCTGCCACGCCCGCAAGCCGGCCTGCGGCGCCTGCCCGATCGCCCCGATCTGCCCGGCGTACGGCGAGGGCGAGACGGACCCGGAGAAGGCCAAGAAGCTGCTGAAGTACGAGAAGGGCGGCTTCCCCGGGCAGCGGCTCAACCCGCCTCGGTCCTATCTGGACGCGGGCGGCAGGCCGGCCCCGCCGCTGGGGGCCGGATGA
- a CDS encoding NUDIX hydrolase yields the protein MTRASDTRGGAATLSKEGLPAWLEPVVHAVETVQPLQLSRFLPPENGAGRQSAVLILFGEGERGPELLLMERASSLRSHAGQPSFPGGALDPEDGDPHGDGPLRAALREAEEETGLDPAGVQLFGVLPKLYIPVSGFVVTPVLGWWREPSPVGVVDPAETARVFTVPVADLTNPDNRAMALHPSGHSGPAFLVESALVWGFTAGVIDRLLHFAGWERPWDRDKQVPLDWRS from the coding sequence ATGACACGCGCGAGCGACACACGGGGCGGTGCGGCGACGCTGAGCAAGGAGGGCCTGCCCGCCTGGCTGGAGCCGGTGGTGCACGCGGTGGAGACGGTCCAGCCGCTCCAGCTCAGCCGCTTCCTGCCCCCGGAGAACGGCGCGGGGCGCCAGTCGGCCGTCCTGATCCTGTTCGGCGAGGGCGAGCGCGGCCCCGAGCTGCTGCTCATGGAGCGGGCGAGCTCCTTGCGTTCCCACGCCGGCCAGCCCTCCTTCCCGGGCGGCGCCCTCGACCCGGAGGACGGCGACCCGCACGGTGACGGGCCGCTGCGGGCCGCGCTGCGCGAGGCCGAGGAGGAGACCGGGCTCGATCCGGCGGGCGTCCAGCTCTTCGGTGTGCTGCCCAAGCTGTACATCCCGGTCAGCGGTTTCGTCGTCACCCCGGTCCTGGGCTGGTGGCGTGAGCCGAGCCCGGTGGGCGTCGTCGATCCCGCCGAGACGGCCCGGGTGTTCACGGTCCCCGTGGCGGATCTCACGAATCCGGACAACCGTGCCATGGCCCTGCACCCCAGCGGCCACAGCGGCCCGGCATTCCTGGTCGAATCGGCCCTTGTGTGGGGGTTCACGGCCGGGGTGATCGACCGGTTGCTGCATTTCGCGGGCTGGGAGCGCCCCTGGGACCGGGACAAGCAGGTCCCGCTCGACTGGCGGTCATGA
- a CDS encoding MarP family serine protease: protein MNVLDILLLVAAVWFAVVGYRQGFVVGILSVIGFLGGGLVAVYLLPVVWDALTDNSEVSTTAAVVAVIVVIVCASIGQALTTHLGNKLRRYITWSPARALDATGGALVNVVAMLLVAWLIGSALAGTTLPTLGKEVRSSQVLHGVSDALPDRADTWFADFSSVLAQNGFPQVFSPFSNEPITDVQPPDPALANSPVAKRAQRSIVKVMGTAESCGKVLEGTGFVFGERRVMTNAHVVGGVDEPTVQIGGVGRKYDATVVLYDWKRDIAVLDVPDLDAPALQFTPKDAVTGDDAIVAGFPENGSYDVRAARVRGRIKANGPDIYHRTTVRRDVYSLFTTVRQGNSGGPLLTSDGKVYGVVFAKSLDDAETGYALTADEIRQDIAEGRTAGQQVDSDSCAL from the coding sequence GTGAACGTGCTGGACATCCTGTTGCTGGTCGCGGCCGTCTGGTTCGCGGTCGTCGGCTACCGCCAGGGTTTCGTCGTCGGCATCCTGTCGGTGATCGGCTTCCTGGGGGGCGGCCTCGTCGCCGTCTACCTGCTCCCCGTCGTCTGGGACGCGCTGACCGACAACTCCGAGGTGAGCACCACGGCCGCCGTCGTCGCGGTCATCGTCGTGATCGTCTGCGCCTCGATCGGCCAGGCGCTCACCACCCACCTCGGCAACAAGCTGCGCCGCTACATCACCTGGTCCCCGGCCCGCGCGCTGGACGCCACGGGCGGGGCGCTCGTCAACGTCGTGGCGATGCTGCTGGTGGCGTGGCTGATCGGGTCCGCGCTCGCCGGGACCACCCTGCCGACGCTGGGCAAGGAGGTCCGCAGCTCCCAGGTGCTGCACGGGGTCTCCGACGCGCTGCCCGACCGCGCGGACACCTGGTTCGCCGATTTCTCCTCCGTCCTCGCGCAGAACGGCTTCCCGCAGGTCTTCAGCCCGTTCTCCAACGAGCCGATCACCGACGTCCAGCCGCCGGACCCGGCCCTGGCGAACAGCCCGGTGGCCAAGCGCGCCCAGCGTTCCATCGTCAAGGTGATGGGCACCGCGGAGAGCTGCGGGAAGGTCCTGGAGGGCACCGGCTTCGTCTTCGGCGAGCGCCGGGTCATGACCAACGCGCATGTCGTGGGCGGGGTCGACGAACCGACCGTCCAGATAGGCGGGGTGGGTCGCAAGTACGACGCCACGGTCGTGCTGTACGACTGGAAGCGCGACATCGCCGTCCTGGACGTGCCGGACCTCGACGCGCCCGCGCTCCAGTTCACCCCGAAGGACGCGGTGACCGGGGACGACGCGATCGTCGCGGGGTTCCCGGAGAACGGCTCGTACGACGTGCGTGCCGCGCGGGTCCGGGGCCGCATCAAGGCCAACGGCCCGGACATCTACCACCGCACGACCGTGCGCCGTGACGTGTACTCGCTGTTCACGACGGTCCGTCAGGGCAACTCCGGAGGACCGCTGCTCACCTCCGACGGCAAGGTGTACGGCGTGGTCTTCGCGAAGTCCCTCGACGACGCCGAGACCGGATACGCCCTCACCGCCGACGAGATCCGGCAGGACATCGCCGAAGGGCGCACCGCGGGTCAGCAGGTGGACAGCGACAGCTGCGCCCTCTGA
- a CDS encoding alpha/beta fold hydrolase produces MTDPAIPSAQPASVVRPDAVCGVKVTHREVAANGARFHIAELGDGPLVMLVHGFPQFWWTWRHQLVALADAGFRAVAMDLRGVGGSDRTPRGYDPANLALDITGVIRSLGEPDAALVGHDLGGYLAWTAAVMRPKLVRRLAVASMPHPRRWRSAMLADVRQTAAGSHIWGFQRPWIPERQLTADDGELVGRLIRDWSGPRPPEDEAVETYRRAMCIPSTAHCAVEPYRWLVRSLARPDGVQFYRRMKRPVRVPTLHLHGSLDPVMRTRSAAGSGEYVEAPYRWRLFDGLGHFPHEEDPAAFSTELVNWLKDPEPDR; encoded by the coding sequence ATGACGGACCCCGCCATCCCTTCGGCCCAGCCCGCTTCGGTCGTACGACCGGACGCCGTCTGCGGCGTAAAGGTCACCCACCGCGAGGTCGCCGCGAACGGCGCGCGCTTCCACATCGCCGAGCTCGGCGACGGTCCGCTGGTCATGCTCGTCCACGGCTTCCCGCAGTTCTGGTGGACGTGGCGGCACCAGCTGGTCGCCCTGGCCGACGCGGGCTTCCGGGCCGTCGCGATGGACCTGCGGGGCGTGGGCGGCAGCGACCGCACACCCCGCGGCTACGACCCGGCCAACCTCGCCCTCGACATCACCGGCGTGATCCGCTCCCTGGGCGAGCCGGACGCCGCGCTCGTCGGCCACGACCTGGGCGGCTACCTCGCCTGGACGGCGGCAGTGATGCGCCCCAAGCTGGTGCGCAGACTCGCCGTCGCCTCGATGCCGCACCCCCGGCGCTGGCGCTCGGCGATGCTGGCCGACGTCCGCCAGACCGCGGCGGGTTCCCACATCTGGGGGTTCCAGCGGCCGTGGATCCCCGAGCGGCAGCTCACCGCCGACGACGGCGAACTGGTGGGCCGGCTCATCAGGGACTGGTCCGGGCCCCGGCCGCCCGAGGACGAGGCGGTCGAGACGTACCGGCGCGCCATGTGCATCCCGTCGACCGCGCACTGCGCCGTCGAGCCGTACCGCTGGCTGGTGCGCTCGCTGGCCCGGCCGGACGGTGTGCAGTTCTACCGGCGCATGAAGCGCCCGGTGCGCGTGCCCACGCTGCATCTGCACGGTTCCCTCGATCCGGTGATGCGCACCCGCAGTGCGGCCGGCTCCGGGGAGTACGTCGAAGCGCCGTACCGCTGGCGGCTGTTCGACGGACTCGGACACTTCCCGCACGAGGAGGATCCGGCCGCGTTCTCCACCGAACTGGTCAACTGGCTGAAGGATCCCGAACCCGATCGGTGA
- a CDS encoding phage holin family protein produces MSAPDGSPVGAERSIGQLFASATTELSALVHDEIALAKAQLKQDVKRGATSGGAFSAAGALLVFSLPMLNFALAYGIRTWSDWNLAICFLLSFAANVLIALVLVLIGVVFAKKAQRGKGPQKVAASMKESASVLQNAKPHPRPELPQDRVPEAIEAVARSSS; encoded by the coding sequence ATGAGCGCACCCGACGGCAGCCCGGTCGGCGCCGAACGCAGCATCGGCCAGCTGTTCGCCTCGGCGACGACCGAATTGTCGGCGCTGGTGCACGACGAGATCGCGCTGGCGAAGGCGCAGCTGAAGCAGGACGTCAAGCGCGGGGCGACGAGCGGCGGGGCCTTCTCCGCGGCCGGCGCGCTCCTGGTCTTCTCCCTGCCGATGCTCAACTTCGCCCTGGCGTACGGCATCCGGACCTGGAGCGACTGGAACCTCGCGATCTGCTTCCTGCTGTCCTTCGCGGCGAACGTGCTCATCGCGCTCGTCCTCGTGCTGATCGGCGTGGTCTTCGCGAAGAAGGCGCAGCGGGGCAAGGGCCCGCAGAAGGTCGCCGCGTCCATGAAGGAATCCGCGAGCGTCCTGCAGAACGCGAAGCCGCACCCGCGGCCCGAGCTGCCGCAGGACCGCGTCCCGGAGGCCATCGAGGCTGTGGCACGCTCGTCGTCATGA